In Dolichospermum flos-aquae CCAP 1403/13F, the following proteins share a genomic window:
- a CDS encoding type I restriction endonuclease, translated as MTIAVTENIQSLYDVETKLGLRRSHDPDFFMEWCRDFEELEDTEKTTLDRIKRSYIYHINQGFLSEGTVNLLMVSPLLFLAGFLESPFSLRSEQSVEISDYDGSVTYHGRIDALVLNNNLWIVLVEAKRSSFSFLVAVPQALTYMTASPNGDKPTYGLVTNGDHFMFVKLQQSQYDLSDDFSLFKRSSNELYRVLQILKSFQNL; from the coding sequence ATGACTATTGCAGTTACAGAAAATATTCAATCACTTTATGATGTAGAGACAAAGTTAGGACTAAGGCGATCGCATGATCCAGACTTTTTCATGGAATGGTGTAGAGATTTTGAAGAATTAGAAGATACCGAAAAAACAACTCTAGATCGGATCAAAAGGTCTTATATATATCATATTAATCAAGGCTTTTTGTCTGAGGGAACGGTAAATTTATTGATGGTTTCACCATTACTATTTTTGGCAGGTTTTCTGGAATCACCTTTTAGTTTGCGAAGTGAACAGTCAGTTGAGATTAGCGATTATGATGGTAGTGTTACTTATCACGGAAGAATTGATGCTTTAGTTTTAAATAACAACTTATGGATAGTTTTAGTGGAAGCAAAGCGTTCTAGTTTTTCATTTTTAGTGGCAGTACCACAAGCTCTTACCTACATGACAGCAAGCCCAAATGGTGATAAACCAACTTATGGACTCGTTACCAACGGCGATCATTTTATGTTTGTTAAGCTGCAACAATCTCAATACGATCTTTCTGATGATTTTTCACTTTTTAAGCGATCGAGTAATGAACTCTATCGCGTGCTGCAAATTCTCAAATCCTTCCAGAATCTATAA
- a CDS encoding Eco57I restriction-modification methylase domain-containing protein has translation MKLTIFNEMDFLPALKTFFSGLNVPINYIDDKPTSAKEILQNTYKDNDSFRLINDVYFVGLVDDAAFSKKQGLEIDQIKSDYDGILIFGVTLSNRDHGQLPTRSQLAEISRAFNREFCYTPVVIIFKYGDYLAFANTERLKYKDNREGEKAGKVTLLRDIDIQQPHSGHQRILAELAIPKTGKDRVDSFAKLYQYWQKVLDVSLLNKQFYQEVSAWYFYACKQVVFPKDAKNNQESLIRLITRLMFVWFLKEKGLVPNQLFNQIDIQSILKSVEPQESTYYKAILQNLFFATLNTEGKREFIKESSGGRNSQHMVHNVFRYKDYFQDPDGVIDRYFADIPFLNGGLFECLDVPAQKDKPDTAKRIDGFSNHSSNVLSVPNELFFGDFQDVDLNADFGTSRKKYRVRGLLEIFKSYKFTIAENTPFEEDVALDPELLGQVFENLLAAYNPETQTTARKQTGSFYTPREIVNYMVDESLIAYFKSCLPSPPAPLPRGEGSKILTPPSPQGEGGRGDEGDRITGKLRLIPKTLLIRARELRQTQTPAEQVLWECLRDRRLCDAKFRRQHNIGRFIADFYCHSAKLVIELDGSVHNSQVEQDQERDAWMRSQGITVLRFRNQEVFDDLERVLLRIAEILPSPPAPLPGGEGSKMGEGSKTLTPPSPQGEGGRGDEAKLRHLLSYTDEPHQFTESEVERLIESIDNCKILDPACGSGAFPMGILQKMVHILAKLDPRNLNWKQRQIDRLNQLIIDAEDIEDEKTRTDTLANLEAQKENLERAFARNGLDYGRKLFLIQNCIYGVDIQAIAVQIAKLRFFISLIIDQEEDQDETNRGILPLPNLETKFVAANSLIGVTKVQQLSIFDTQEIQAKQRRLERLRRDHFFAKSLETKRKKRQEDERLSQEIGEILRRNKSPNVESLQSWKPYDQNASADFFDPEWMFGIKDGFDICIGNPPYVRQEQIKELKPLFKQNFQCFTGVADLFVYFFERGYYLLKTGGVLSYICSNKYFRSGYGEKLRDFLGKNTTIQQLIDFGDTDVFTAIAYPSIILFSKEKASKDAQFKALSWQQTEALNEFPTVFNAQNFLMPQSALKADGWRLENTQVLDLLAKLRNAGKPLGEYVNGKFYYGIKTGFNEAFVIDRETRDKLIAEHPSSAEVIKPFLRGRDVKRWCVDYQDLYLIFTKKGLNIEKYPAIENHLSQYKDKLEMRAGDYKWFELQASPAEVNRFEYRKIVYPDIASSCEFAFDNNSIFPDCTLFCIPSESEYLLGFLNSSIIQFFISQICPAIRGNFRRFKSIYVSQIPIPTATAAEQKAIETLVSYVLHLTAALKDISNHPTTLDQSVTDKRMNRYFEEIIDALVMELYLPEELHTHDKYFMRYILSENLPTLETIPGDKIEKLRQIFGQLFDKEHPIRHNLFLLNTIPVVRIIEGKL, from the coding sequence ATGAAACTAACTATTTTTAATGAAATGGATTTTTTACCCGCTTTAAAGACTTTTTTTAGTGGGCTAAATGTACCTATTAATTATATAGATGATAAGCCAACTTCGGCAAAGGAAATATTACAGAATACCTATAAGGATAATGATTCTTTTAGGTTAATTAATGATGTTTATTTTGTTGGGTTAGTTGATGATGCAGCTTTTAGTAAAAAGCAAGGTTTAGAGATTGATCAAATTAAATCAGATTATGATGGAATTTTGATTTTTGGGGTAACTTTAAGTAATCGTGATCATGGACAATTACCAACGCGGTCGCAATTAGCAGAAATATCACGGGCTTTTAATCGGGAGTTTTGTTATACTCCTGTAGTGATTATTTTTAAGTATGGCGATTATCTAGCATTTGCTAATACTGAAAGATTAAAATATAAGGATAATCGTGAAGGTGAAAAAGCGGGTAAAGTAACTTTATTAAGAGATATTGATATTCAACAACCACATTCAGGACATCAACGTATTTTAGCAGAGTTAGCAATTCCCAAAACAGGTAAAGATCGGGTAGATTCTTTTGCTAAATTATATCAATATTGGCAAAAGGTTCTTGATGTTAGTTTGCTAAATAAACAATTTTATCAGGAGGTTTCAGCCTGGTATTTTTACGCTTGTAAACAAGTGGTTTTTCCCAAAGATGCTAAGAATAATCAAGAAAGTTTAATTAGGTTAATTACCCGGTTAATGTTTGTTTGGTTTCTGAAAGAAAAAGGTTTAGTTCCTAATCAATTATTTAATCAAATTGATATTCAATCTATTCTCAAAAGTGTAGAACCCCAGGAAAGTACCTATTACAAAGCCATTTTACAAAACTTGTTTTTTGCCACATTGAATACTGAAGGTAAACGCGAATTTATTAAAGAGAGTTCCGGCGGTCGTAATTCCCAGCACATGGTACATAATGTATTTCGCTACAAGGATTATTTTCAAGATCCTGATGGGGTAATTGATCGTTATTTTGCAGATATTCCCTTTTTAAATGGTGGTTTATTTGAATGTTTAGATGTTCCTGCACAAAAGGATAAACCTGACACAGCAAAAAGAATTGATGGGTTTAGTAATCATTCTTCTAATGTGTTATCTGTGCCAAATGAATTATTTTTTGGTGATTTTCAAGATGTGGATCTTAATGCCGATTTTGGTACAAGTCGCAAGAAATATCGAGTACGGGGTTTATTAGAAATATTTAAAAGCTATAAGTTTACTATTGCTGAAAATACGCCCTTTGAGGAAGATGTGGCGCTTGATCCTGAATTATTAGGACAAGTATTTGAGAATCTTTTAGCGGCTTATAATCCTGAGACACAAACAACAGCTAGAAAACAAACAGGTTCTTTTTATACGCCCCGTGAGATTGTTAATTACATGGTGGATGAAAGTTTAATTGCTTATTTTAAGAGTTGTTTGCCCTCACCCCCAGCCCCTCTCCCTAGGGGAGAGGGGAGCAAGATTCTTACTCCCCCTTCTCCCCAGGGAGAAGGGGGCAGGGGGGATGAGGGCGATCGCATTACTGGTAAGTTACGGTTAATTCCTAAAACATTGTTGATCAGAGCAAGAGAGCTAAGGCAAACCCAAACCCCTGCGGAACAAGTGCTTTGGGAATGTTTACGCGATCGCCGTCTTTGTGATGCAAAATTTCGTCGTCAACACAATATTGGGCGATTTATTGCTGATTTTTACTGTCACAGTGCCAAATTAGTCATTGAACTAGACGGAAGTGTTCATAACTCACAAGTTGAGCAAGATCAAGAAAGAGATGCTTGGATGCGATCGCAGGGAATTACAGTTTTACGTTTTCGTAATCAGGAAGTTTTTGATGATTTAGAGAGAGTTTTACTGAGAATTGCTGAGATTTTGCCCTCACCCCCAGCCCCTCTCCCTGGGGGAGAGGGGAGCAAGATGGGAGAGGGGAGCAAGACTCTTACCCCCCCTTCTCCCCAGGGAGAAGGGGGCAGGGGGGATGAGGCCAAACTTCGCCATTTACTTTCTTATACCGATGAGCCACACCAGTTTACAGAATCAGAAGTGGAGCGTTTAATTGAGTCCATTGATAATTGCAAAATTCTTGATCCTGCTTGTGGTTCGGGAGCTTTTCCGATGGGAATTTTGCAGAAAATGGTACATATTTTAGCAAAACTCGATCCGCGTAATCTAAATTGGAAACAGAGACAAATTGATCGACTTAATCAATTAATTATTGATGCAGAAGATATTGAGGATGAAAAAACACGGACAGATACATTAGCTAATCTGGAAGCACAAAAAGAGAATTTAGAACGGGCATTTGCGCGTAATGGTTTAGACTATGGACGCAAGTTATTTTTGATTCAAAATTGTATTTATGGGGTAGATATTCAAGCCATTGCTGTGCAAATTGCTAAGTTAAGATTTTTTATCTCTTTGATTATTGATCAAGAAGAAGATCAAGATGAAACAAATCGAGGAATTTTACCTTTACCGAACTTAGAAACGAAATTTGTAGCCGCAAATTCATTAATTGGAGTTACCAAAGTACAACAATTATCAATTTTTGATACTCAAGAAATTCAAGCAAAACAAAGGCGATTGGAACGGTTACGACGGGATCATTTCTTTGCTAAAAGTTTGGAAACAAAGCGGAAGAAACGCCAGGAAGATGAGCGTTTATCTCAGGAAATTGGTGAGATTTTGCGGCGCAATAAGTCGCCAAATGTGGAATCGTTGCAATCATGGAAACCTTATGATCAAAATGCTTCCGCAGACTTTTTTGATCCTGAGTGGATGTTTGGGATTAAAGACGGTTTTGATATTTGTATTGGTAATCCGCCTTATGTAAGACAAGAACAAATTAAAGAGTTAAAACCTCTATTTAAGCAAAATTTTCAATGTTTTACAGGTGTTGCTGACTTGTTTGTTTATTTCTTTGAACGTGGTTATTATTTGTTAAAAACTGGCGGTGTATTGAGTTATATCTGCTCAAATAAATATTTTCGTTCGGGTTATGGCGAAAAGTTGCGCGATTTTCTTGGTAAAAATACAACCATTCAGCAGCTTATTGATTTTGGTGATACGGATGTTTTTACAGCTATTGCTTATCCCAGTATTATTTTATTTAGCAAGGAAAAAGCTAGTAAAGATGCACAGTTTAAAGCACTTTCTTGGCAACAAACAGAAGCATTAAATGAGTTTCCAACGGTGTTTAATGCTCAAAATTTCTTGATGCCACAATCTGCACTTAAAGCTGATGGTTGGAGGTTGGAAAATACACAGGTTTTAGATTTATTAGCAAAGTTAAGAAATGCTGGTAAGCCTTTGGGTGAATATGTCAACGGTAAATTTTATTATGGGATTAAGACAGGTTTTAATGAGGCTTTTGTAATTGATCGAGAAACAAGAGATAAATTAATTGCTGAACATCCATCATCTGCGGAAGTAATTAAGCCTTTTTTACGAGGTCGTGATGTTAAAAGATGGTGTGTTGATTATCAAGATTTATATTTGATTTTCACAAAAAAAGGATTAAATATCGAAAAATATCCTGCAATTGAAAATCATCTTAGTCAATACAAAGATAAACTTGAGATGAGGGCTGGAGATTATAAATGGTTTGAATTACAAGCTTCTCCTGCTGAAGTAAATCGTTTTGAATATAGAAAAATTGTTTATCCTGATATTGCATCTAGCTGTGAGTTTGCATTTGATAATAATTCTATTTTTCCTGACTGTACCCTCTTTTGTATTCCATCAGAATCAGAATATTTATTAGGATTTCTTAATTCAAGTATTATTCAATTTTTTATTAGTCAAATTTGTCCTGCTATTCGAGGAAATTTTAGACGATTCAAATCTATCTATGTTTCTCAAATCCCCATCCCCACCGCCACCGCAGCAGAACAAAAAGCAATAGAAACCCTTGTAAGCTATGTTCTCCACCTCACCGCCGCCCTCAAAGACATTTCTAATCATCCCACAACTTTAGATCAATCCGTCACCGATAAGCGTATGAATAGGTACTTCGAGGAAATCATTGATGCTCTAGTGATGGAGCTATATTTACCTGAAGAACTACACACACATGATAAATATTTCATGCGTTATATCTTATCAGAAAATCTACCCACCTTAGAAACAATTCCAGGCGACAAAATAGAAAAACTGCGGCAAATATTTGGTCAACTATTTGACAAGGAGCATCCAATACGGCATAACCTATTTTTACTAAATACCATTCCCGTTGTTCGTATCATTGAGGGTAAATTATGA
- a CDS encoding EVE domain-containing protein codes for MEKISWMRCDRHLIRDSDRLLKYIIIWLSVTFEPVQTFEKPVILSQIKETPELANIGLLKQPRLSVMPLTKAEFELIIKLAN; via the coding sequence ATGGAAAAGATATCATGGATGCGATGCGATCGCCACTTAATCCGTGATTCAGATCGTTTATTAAAATATATAATAATATGGTTAAGCGTCACCTTTGAGCCAGTGCAAACCTTTGAGAAACCAGTAATATTAAGCCAGATCAAAGAAACTCCAGAATTAGCAAATATTGGCTTACTCAAACAGCCAAGACTCTCAGTAATGCCATTAACTAAAGCTGAGTTTGAGTTGATTATAAAATTAGCAAATTAA
- a CDS encoding polysaccharide deacetylase family protein, which produces MENNKSFLGTQGILIGLIGLTGTLSIALMILFKAKISDAQNQNVIVKNKDIAANVKTQQRLEEFKTEMLTSWQQEAQAKGFATDVPSNFQGIVISEAKLPPGKKVIALTFDDGPWPNSTAKVLDILKKNKIKGTFFVVGQNVKTYPDLTKRVVAEGHIIANHTWHHWYHHMNAQAAAYEVANTGDIIYQTTGVKTRLFRPPGGIMSNGVAAYAKSNKYAIIMWSADSMDYARPGIPRLINNIFREAKPGGIVLMHDGGGNRSHTVTALPEIISKFRKQGYEFVTVPELLEMQDQYPQLIAHNKTKSQKPQKPKKP; this is translated from the coding sequence GTGGAAAATAATAAGTCATTTTTGGGAACGCAGGGAATATTAATTGGATTAATTGGACTAACTGGTACTTTAAGCATTGCTTTGATGATTCTATTCAAAGCGAAAATCTCTGATGCTCAAAACCAAAACGTCATTGTTAAAAATAAAGATATTGCTGCTAATGTCAAAACTCAGCAGCGGTTAGAGGAATTTAAAACAGAAATGCTCACCAGTTGGCAACAAGAAGCACAAGCCAAAGGGTTTGCTACTGATGTACCATCTAACTTCCAAGGGATTGTGATTAGCGAAGCTAAACTTCCTCCAGGAAAAAAAGTTATTGCCTTAACGTTTGATGATGGCCCTTGGCCTAATAGTACGGCAAAAGTATTAGATATTCTCAAAAAAAATAAGATCAAAGGCACATTCTTTGTTGTTGGCCAAAATGTCAAAACTTATCCTGACTTAACAAAACGGGTAGTTGCAGAAGGTCATATTATCGCTAACCATACCTGGCATCATTGGTATCATCACATGAATGCCCAGGCAGCGGCTTACGAAGTTGCTAATACAGGAGACATCATTTATCAAACTACAGGGGTGAAAACCAGACTGTTCCGGCCACCAGGAGGGATTATGAGTAATGGGGTGGCAGCTTACGCCAAAAGTAATAAATATGCCATTATTATGTGGTCTGCTGATTCCATGGACTATGCTCGTCCTGGTATACCAAGATTAATTAACAATATATTTAGGGAAGCTAAACCTGGTGGAATTGTGTTAATGCACGATGGGGGTGGTAATCGCTCTCATACTGTCACAGCCTTACCTGAAATCATTAGCAAGTTCCGTAAACAGGGTTATGAATTTGTCACTGTTCCCGAACTGTTAGAAATGCAAGATCAATATCCACAGTTAATTGCCCACAATAAAACAAAATCTCAAAAACCTCAAAAACCTAAGAAGCCTTAA
- a CDS encoding EamA family transporter: MSIPEFILLLISVLISVAGQFSLKMGAIKLGKVHGGNIISLILNMITIPELLLGLTCYGIGAVAYILLLTRVNLSVAAPAVSVGYIFSVFLGYFILKEPIFLTRVFGLGLIVTGVILVVWKK, from the coding sequence GTGTCAATACCAGAATTTATTTTACTGTTAATCTCCGTCCTCATCAGTGTAGCAGGACAATTTTCTTTAAAAATGGGAGCAATCAAATTAGGTAAAGTGCATGGAGGGAATATTATTAGTCTCATTCTCAACATGATCACCATCCCGGAACTTTTATTAGGATTAACCTGTTATGGTATTGGTGCAGTAGCCTATATCTTACTACTAACCAGAGTCAATCTGAGTGTTGCTGCACCAGCCGTATCAGTTGGTTATATATTTTCTGTATTCCTGGGGTACTTTATTTTAAAAGAACCTATTTTTTTAACCCGTGTTTTTGGATTAGGTTTGATTGTCACTGGGGTGATATTAGTAGTTTGGAAAAAATAA